The following are encoded in a window of Vidua chalybeata isolate OUT-0048 chromosome 23, bVidCha1 merged haplotype, whole genome shotgun sequence genomic DNA:
- the MCAM gene encoding cell surface glycoprotein MUC18 isoform X1 translates to MAGGRRPAGLALGWGCCLLLCCAAASRLEISMPAVVEVEMGGTARIECNFYIPENASYTYIDWFYMDRSNKQVRLYHITGSGVVEDDTDYKKRLSLGEDKALSISAVTVQDARTFMCQVGAGSYGVGESSTELSVYKVPETPEIEPNSAGISVHNSEIPEIAKCVSKNSFPAPNITWHKNGEQLHNQENNVTILSTVTRESSGLYTVSSTLYAPATREDRHSRYHCAVHYWLRGQRRHRDSQRVKVNIFYSTKHLKLQVMPSSTLVKEGDNVTLVCEADGNPLPVFSFFKKNMSEWQDLTSLAEPDSGVLKLHDVDKSNNGTYRCQSLDLDDLSQIEEDVDLVVNYIEGVRVKMEPSSTLREGDSVMLSCDAHSPVGLKYQWRDEKGRKLGEGNQLFLSNLTFETSNTFSCKVMAPSVPGLEQSKEVFVAVEGKPRIVAISSPLYVRQDEVVNLTCKAIAVPRPTVQWSINGTAHEYMDNQHIASNLTVRVSQDLLQAGAMCRVSNKLGVSEKHIQLVVDQKSTAESQGVIIVAIIVAILVVAVLGAVIYFLHKKGKIPCGRAGKQDITKPEARKDKIVVEVKSDKLSEEAGLLQGANGEKRPAADQSEKYIDLRN, encoded by the exons ATGGCTGGGgggcggcggccggcggggctcgccctgggctggggctgctgcctcctgctctgctgcg ctgcagccagcaggctGGAGATCTCCATGCCAGCCGTGGTGGAAGTGGAGAtggggggcacagccaggatCGAGTGCAACTTCTACATCCCTGAGAATGCTTCCTACACCTACATCGACTGGTTCTAC ATGGACCGCAGCAACAAGCAGGTGAGGCTGTACCACATCACGGGCAGCGGGGTCGTGGAGGACGACACGGACTACAAGAAGCGGCTGTCACTGGGGGAGGACAAGGCCCTGTCCATCAGCGCAGTGACAGTGCAGGACGCCAGGACCTTCATGTGCCAGGTGGGAGCTGGCAGCTACGGCGTGGGCGAGAGCAGCACCGAGCTCAGCGTCTACA aggtCCCCGAGACCCCTGAGATTGAGCCCAACTCAGCAGGCATCTCTGTGCACAACAGTGAAATCCCAGAG ATCGCCAAGTGCGTGAGCAAAAACAGCTTCCCAGCTCCCAACATCACGTGGCACAAGAACGGGGAGCAGCTGCACAACCAGGAGAACA ATGTGACGATACTGTCGACGGTGACGCGCGAGTCGAGCGGGCTGTACACGGTGAGCAGCACGCTGTACGCGCCCGCCACGCGCGAGGACCGCCACTCCCGCTACCACTGCGCCGTGCACTACTGGCTGCGGGGACAGAGGCGACACAGGGACTCGCAGCGGGTCAAGGTCAACATCTTCT acTCCACCAAGCACTTGAAGCTGCAGGTGATGCCGTCCTCGACGCTGGTGAAGGAAGGGGACAATGTGACGCTGGTCTGCGAGGCTGATGGGAACCCGCTGCCCGTCTTCAGCTTCTTTAAGAAAAAC ATGAGTGAGTGGCAGGATCTGACGTCGCTGGCAGAGCCCGACAGCGGGGTCCTGAAGCTGCACGACGTGGACAAGAGCAACAATGGCACGTACAGGTGCCAGTCCCTGGACCTGGATGATTTGTCACAGATAGAGGAGGATGTGGATCTTGTTGTGAACT ACATTGAAGGGGTCCGTGTGAAGATGGAGCCGTCCTCAACCCTTCGTGAAGGGGACAGTGTGATGCTGAGCTGTGATGCCCACAGCCCCGTGGGCCTGAAATACCAGTGGAGGGATGAGAAG GGCAGGAAGCTGGGGGAAGGGAACCAGCTCTTCCTGAGCAACCTCACCTTCGAAACCTCCAACACCTTCAGCTGCAAGGTGATGGCCCCGAGCGTGCCAGGACTGGAGCAGAGCAAGGAGGTGTTCGTGGCTGTTGAGG GGAAGCCGCGGATCGTGGCCATCAGCTCCCCGCTGTACGTGCGCCAGGACGAGGTGGTCAACCTGACCTGCAAGGCCATCGCCGTCCCCCGGCCCACCGTCCAGTGGAGCATCAACGGCACG gctcaTGAGTACATGGACAACCAGCACATCGCCAGCAACCTGACGGTGCGGGTGAGCCAAGACCTGCTGCAGGCGGGAGCCATGTGCCGCGTGTCCAACAAGCTGGGTGTCAGTGAGAAGCACATCCAGCTGGTGGTGG ATCAAAAGTCAACAGCAGAGAGCCAAGGGGTGATCATCGTGGCCATCATCGTGGCCATCCTcgtggtggctgtgctgggcgCTGTCATCTACTTCCTGCACAAGAAAGGCAAGATCCCGTGTGGCCGAGCCGGGAAGCAGGACAT CACAAAGCCAGAGGCCCGTAAAGACAAGATTGTAGTTGAAGTTAAGTCAGATAAACTTTCCGAAGAGGCGGGGCTCCTGCAGGGCGCCAACGGCGAGAAGAGACCCGCAGCTGACCAG AGCGAGAAATACATCGATCTGAGAAACTAG
- the MCAM gene encoding cell surface glycoprotein MUC18 isoform X2, whose protein sequence is MAGGRRPAGLALGWGCCLLLCCAAASRLEISMPAVVEVEMGGTARIECNFYIPENASYTYIDWFYMDRSNKQVRLYHITGSGVVEDDTDYKKRLSLGEDKALSISAVTVQDARTFMCQVGAGSYGVGESSTELSVYKVPETPEIEPNSAGISVHNSEIPEIAKCVSKNSFPAPNITWHKNGEQLHNQENNVTILSTVTRESSGLYTVSSTLYAPATREDRHSRYHCAVHYWLRGQRRHRDSQRVKVNIFYSTKHLKLQVMPSSTLVKEGDNVTLVCEADGNPLPVFSFFKKNMSEWQDLTSLAEPDSGVLKLHDVDKSNNGTYRCQSLDLDDLSQIEEDVDLVVNYIEGVRVKMEPSSTLREGDSVMLSCDAHSPVGLKYQWRDEKGRKLGEGNQLFLSNLTFETSNTFSCKVMAPSVPGLEQSKEVFVAVEGKPRIVAISSPLYVRQDEVVNLTCKAIAVPRPTVQWSINGTAHEYMDNQHIASNLTVRVSQDLLQAGAMCRVSNKLGVSEKHIQLVVDQKSTAESQGVIIVAIIVAILVVAVLGAVIYFLHKKGKIPCGRAGKQDIARNTSI, encoded by the exons ATGGCTGGGgggcggcggccggcggggctcgccctgggctggggctgctgcctcctgctctgctgcg ctgcagccagcaggctGGAGATCTCCATGCCAGCCGTGGTGGAAGTGGAGAtggggggcacagccaggatCGAGTGCAACTTCTACATCCCTGAGAATGCTTCCTACACCTACATCGACTGGTTCTAC ATGGACCGCAGCAACAAGCAGGTGAGGCTGTACCACATCACGGGCAGCGGGGTCGTGGAGGACGACACGGACTACAAGAAGCGGCTGTCACTGGGGGAGGACAAGGCCCTGTCCATCAGCGCAGTGACAGTGCAGGACGCCAGGACCTTCATGTGCCAGGTGGGAGCTGGCAGCTACGGCGTGGGCGAGAGCAGCACCGAGCTCAGCGTCTACA aggtCCCCGAGACCCCTGAGATTGAGCCCAACTCAGCAGGCATCTCTGTGCACAACAGTGAAATCCCAGAG ATCGCCAAGTGCGTGAGCAAAAACAGCTTCCCAGCTCCCAACATCACGTGGCACAAGAACGGGGAGCAGCTGCACAACCAGGAGAACA ATGTGACGATACTGTCGACGGTGACGCGCGAGTCGAGCGGGCTGTACACGGTGAGCAGCACGCTGTACGCGCCCGCCACGCGCGAGGACCGCCACTCCCGCTACCACTGCGCCGTGCACTACTGGCTGCGGGGACAGAGGCGACACAGGGACTCGCAGCGGGTCAAGGTCAACATCTTCT acTCCACCAAGCACTTGAAGCTGCAGGTGATGCCGTCCTCGACGCTGGTGAAGGAAGGGGACAATGTGACGCTGGTCTGCGAGGCTGATGGGAACCCGCTGCCCGTCTTCAGCTTCTTTAAGAAAAAC ATGAGTGAGTGGCAGGATCTGACGTCGCTGGCAGAGCCCGACAGCGGGGTCCTGAAGCTGCACGACGTGGACAAGAGCAACAATGGCACGTACAGGTGCCAGTCCCTGGACCTGGATGATTTGTCACAGATAGAGGAGGATGTGGATCTTGTTGTGAACT ACATTGAAGGGGTCCGTGTGAAGATGGAGCCGTCCTCAACCCTTCGTGAAGGGGACAGTGTGATGCTGAGCTGTGATGCCCACAGCCCCGTGGGCCTGAAATACCAGTGGAGGGATGAGAAG GGCAGGAAGCTGGGGGAAGGGAACCAGCTCTTCCTGAGCAACCTCACCTTCGAAACCTCCAACACCTTCAGCTGCAAGGTGATGGCCCCGAGCGTGCCAGGACTGGAGCAGAGCAAGGAGGTGTTCGTGGCTGTTGAGG GGAAGCCGCGGATCGTGGCCATCAGCTCCCCGCTGTACGTGCGCCAGGACGAGGTGGTCAACCTGACCTGCAAGGCCATCGCCGTCCCCCGGCCCACCGTCCAGTGGAGCATCAACGGCACG gctcaTGAGTACATGGACAACCAGCACATCGCCAGCAACCTGACGGTGCGGGTGAGCCAAGACCTGCTGCAGGCGGGAGCCATGTGCCGCGTGTCCAACAAGCTGGGTGTCAGTGAGAAGCACATCCAGCTGGTGGTGG ATCAAAAGTCAACAGCAGAGAGCCAAGGGGTGATCATCGTGGCCATCATCGTGGCCATCCTcgtggtggctgtgctgggcgCTGTCATCTACTTCCTGCACAAGAAAGGCAAGATCCCGTGTGGCCGAGCCGGGAAGCAGGACAT AGCGAGAAATACATCGATCTGA
- the RNF26 gene encoding E3 ubiquitin-protein ligase RNF26, which produces MDVLFALLRGLRLLLDLLLLVLDLNFFLVSSLVSALLWLLAAASSLPAAAAAAAVACWDALVLVRGCCGAMEGMRAAGHLASHLASHLALRGRELAQRGLGAVLGCGQALGRQLCEALAIGTSLLMYLVNSLVNVCLIGAQNLFTLLAALWDSLAGPVVRVAELLAAFLAHVSSGAIAVSILLWSPCQMAFELLCSATELFISVFFVNVYGLGLLLLIVVVSAFAFNPGLLWTLTGYLLGYFHTLPSFRRLQRDVWRLYQVAVLTLGVAMTSQPWRRLVDWIQQVTNWSQGGRMANQGSDQRRAVGAPRAPATDRVTLGQLLAELEEQLDAEQGPQPRPALSRAGAGQRPQTPREEPGTSWWKAPRKQRLNATAGSAEGAPDNDPWVLLKEQEERKKCVICQDQTKTVLLLPCRHLCLCQECTEVLLQQDIYQRNCPLCRQVILQTLNVYL; this is translated from the coding sequence ATGGACGTGCTGTTCGCGCTGCTCCGCGGGCTGCGCCTGCTGCTcgacctgctgctgctggtgctcgACCTCAACTTCTTCCTGGTGTCCTCGCTGGTGTCCgcgctgctgtggctgctggccGCGGCCTCCAGCCTgcccgcggccgcggccgccgcggcgGTGGCGTGCTGGGATGCGCTGGTGCTGGTGCGCGGGTGCTGCGGGGCCATGGAGGGCATGCGGGCGGCCGGGCACCTGGCGTCGCACCTGGCGTCGCACCTGGCGCTGCGGGGCCGGGAGCTGGCGCAGCGCGGGCTGGGCGCCGTGCTGGGCTGCGGGCAGGCGCTGGGCCGGCAGCTGTGCGAGGCGCTGGCCATCGGCACCAGCCTGCTGATGTACCTGGTCAACAGCCTGGTCAACGTGTGTCTCATCGGCGCGCAGAACCTCTTCACGCTGCTCGCCGCCCTCTGGGACTCGCTGGCCGGGCCCGTCGTTCGGGTGGCCGAGCTGCTGGCCGCGTTCCTGGCGCACGTGTCCAGCGGCGCCATCGCCGTGTCCATCCTGCTGTGGTCGCCCTGCCAGATGGCCTTCGAGCTGCTCTGCTCCGCCACCGAGCTCTTCATCAGCGTCTTCTTCGTCAATGTGTACGGCCTGGGCTTGCTCCTGCTCATCGTGGTGGTCAGCGCCTTCGCGTTCAACCCCGGGCTGCTGTGGACGCTGACGGGCTACCTGCTGGGCTACTTCCACACGCTGCCCTCCTTCCGCCGCCTGCAGCGCGACGTCTGGCGGCTCTACCAGGTGGCCGTGCTGACCCTGGGAGTGGCCATGACCTCCCAGCCCTGGCGCAGGCTGGTGGACTGGATCCAGCAGGTGACCAACTGGAGCCAGGGCGGCAGGATGGCCAACCAGGGGAGCGACCAGCGACGGGCCGTGGgtgcccccagagccccggCCACCGACAGGGTGACCCTGGGCCAGCTGCTGGccgagctggaggagcagctggatgcaGAGCAAGGGCCACAGCCACGTCCTGCTCTGAgccgtgctggggctgggcagcgTCCCCAGACACCCAGGGAGGAGCCGGGCACGTCCTGGTGGAAAGCCCCGAGGAAGCAGCGGCTGAACGCGACGGCCGGGAGCGCTGAGGGAGCCCCCGACAACgacccctgggtgctgctgaaAGAGCAAGAGGAGCGTAAGAAATGTGTCATCTGCCAGGACCAGACCAAGAcggtcctgctgctgccctgcaggcacctgtgcctgtgccaggagTGCACAGaggtgctcctgcagcaggacatcTACCAGCGCAACTGCCCCCTGTGCCGCCAGGTGATCCTGCAGACCCTCAACGTGTACCTGTGA